From Bombyx mori chromosome 3, ASM3026992v2, the proteins below share one genomic window:
- the LOC119630503 gene encoding transcription factor hamlet — protein sequence MSACAAAAMREKHAAPRRLASPPRSPHERLPSPLGSPRTDEPLDLRVTHKRPQRLEDENCNLITPSPPPHPTHPAHPAHPALLRFCPRLPLALPASFGRYPFLPAAAATLLAPGAPRPPPIPPNSGVPRARDRYTCSYCGKAFPRSANLTRHLRTHTGEQPYRCKYCERSFSISSNLQRHVRNIHNKERPFRCRHCDRCFGQQTNLDRHLKKHEAENGDDSRRRSPDETYFEEIRSFMGRVAPARRAAAAATASAADHT from the coding sequence ATGAGCGCGTGCGCGGCGGCCGCCATGCGCGAAAAGCACGCGGCGCCGCGCCGCCTTGCCTCACCCCCGCGGTCACCCCATGAGCGTCTCCCCAGCCCCCTAGGCTCCCCACGAACAGATGAGCCATTAGATCTCCGAGTAACGCACAAACGTCCACAGCGGCTAGAAGATGAAAATTGCAACTTAATAACTCCTTCACCACCGCCGCATCCGACACATCCAGCACACCCGGCACATCCAGCCCTACTACGGTTCTGTCCGCGGCTACCGCTCGCGTTGCCAGCGTCATTCGGGCGGTACCCATTCCTGCCAGCAGCTGCGGCTACTCTACTTGCCCCAGGAGCTCCCCGACCACCGCCGATACCACCAAACTCAGGCGTGCCCCGGGCGAGAGACCGATACACGTGTTCCTACTGCGGCAAAGCATTCCCTCGTAGTGCAAATCTAACAAGACACCTTCGAACCCACACAGGCGAACAACCGTACCGTTGTAAATACTGTGAGCGTTCTTTCTCTATCTCATCAAACCTCCAGCGGCACGTGCGAAATATACACAACAAAGAACGCCCGTTCCGGTGTCGACATTGCGACCGCTGTTTTGGTCAACAAACAAATTTGGACAGACACTTAAAGAAACACGAAGCGGAAAATGGCGATGACAGTCGCCGTAGATCTCCGGACGAGACGTACTTCGAGGAGATCAGGTCTTTCATGGGACGCGTGGCACCTGCTCGTcgagccgccgccgccgccaccgCTAGTGCCGCGGACCACACTTGA